The Cucurbita pepo subsp. pepo cultivar mu-cu-16 chromosome LG08, ASM280686v2, whole genome shotgun sequence genome contains a region encoding:
- the LOC111801221 gene encoding ubiquitin-conjugating enzyme E2 4-like isoform X1 produces the protein MSSPSKRREMDLMKLMMSDYKVEMINDGMQEFYVEFHGPSESPYHGGVWRIRVELPDAYPYKSPSIGFVNKIYHPNVDEMSGSVCLDVINQTWSPMFDLVNVFEVFLPQLLLYPNPSDPLNGEAAALMMRDRVAYDQRVKEYRERYAKAEDIVAAPDQSSDEELSENESESSDEEVAGKADL, from the exons ATGTCTTCTCCAAGCAAACGCCGAGAGATGGACTTGATGAAACT GATGATGAGCGATTACAAAGTGGAGATGATTAATGATGGGATGCAAGAGTTTTATGTAGAGTTTCATGGACCCAGTGAGA GTCCTTATCATGGAGGTGTATGGAGGATACGAGTCGAACTCCCGGACGCTTACCCGTATAAATCGCCTTCGATAGGATTCGTTAACAAAATTTACCACCCGAATGTTGATGAGAT GTCGGGTTCGGTTTGTTTGGACGTTATCAATCAAACTTGGAGTCCCATGTTCG ATCTTGTAAATGTTTTTGAAGTGTTCCTACCACAACTTCTTTTGTATCCCAATCCATCAGATCCTTTGAATGGAGAGGCTGCAGCCTTGATGATGCGTGACCGTGTTGCTTATGATCAAAGAGTAAAAG AATACCGTGAAAGATACGCCAAGGCAGAAGACATAGTAGCTGCACCCGACCAATCAAGCGACGAGGAACTAAGTGAAAATGAATCCGAGTCGAGCGACGAGGAAGTTGCAGGGAAAGCGGACCTCTAA
- the LOC111800930 gene encoding ATP-dependent helicase BRM-like, giving the protein MQSGGGGPIRNPGFPAGRAASTSSAASPSSSSSAVSTPHLGFDSMQQQQQQQQQQQLASRQSLQHQLLRKSDGNEALLSYQAGGLQGVLAGNNFPQSPGSSHLPQQARKFIDLAQQHHSSSQEGQNRSQGLEQQALNHPVHQAYLQYAMAAQQKSAMAMQSQHQAKMGIMSPHSIKDQEMRMGNQKIQELIPAQGSNQASTLSKNPSDHFVRGEKQMEQGQPSTSDQRADPKSSSQLPGMSNLMHANMTRPMQAPQAQQGIPNVANNQLAMAQLQAMQAWALERNIDLSQPANANLMAQLIPLMQSRMVAQQKANENNMGSQSSPASVSKQQINSPFSGKEASAHANSLNDVLGQSSSTKSRQIASPSPFGQNMNGSVVNNTSHASMQQFSIPGMENQLPSRLPVSGNTIPPVLPSESSGNVNQSIEHSLQGKTSLSSPDNLQTQYVRQVNRSSPQPALPTSDGGPSNSTLSQSGHSNQTAQQRFGFTKHQLHVLKAQILAFRRLKKGEGTLPQELLRAIAPPPLDVQLQQQFLPPGGSSQDKPSGKIVEDTRNVEASEKDSLSLASSNGHRFPREVSTGDEKSKMSTSDVQPPMPLAMKETVPSGSTGKEEHQATVSVKSDQEIDRGCQKPQGKSDFPVERGKAVANQAAVPDVTQVKKPAPPSATPQSKDVGAARKYHGPLFDFPYFTRKHDSFGSAVAVNSNNNLTLAYNVKDLLFEEGLEVINKKRTENLKKIGGLLAVNLERKRIRPDLVVRLQIKEKKLRLLDLQARLREEIDQHQQEIMAMPDRPYRKFVRLCERQRMELARQVQASQKAMREKQLKSVFLWRKKLLEAHWAIRDARTARNRGVAKYHERMLREFSKRKDDDRNRRMEALKNNDVERYREMLLEQQTSMPGDAAERYSVLSSFLTQTEEYLHKLGSKITAAKSQQEVAEAANIAAAAARLQGLSEEEVRAAAACAGEEVMIRNRFMEMNAPKDSSYVNKYYNLAHAVNERIARQPSMLRAGTLRDYQLVGLQWMLSLYNNKLNGILADEMGLGKTVQVMALIAYLMEFKGNYGPHLIIVPNAVLVNWKSELHTWLPSVSCIFYVGGKDERSKLFSQEVCALKFNVLVTTYEFIMYDRSKLSKIDWKYIIIDEAQRMKDRESVLARDLDRYRCQRRLLLTGTPLQNDLKELWSLLNLLLPEVFDNRKAFHDWFSKPFQKEGPTPNAEDDWLETEKKIIIIHRLHQILEPFMLRRRVEDVEGSLPPKVSIVLRCRMSAMQSAIYNWIKSTGTLRVDPEDEKLRVQKNPNYQPKVYKTLNNRCMELRKTCNHPLLNYPYYGDLSKDFLIRSCGKLWILDRILIKLEKTGHRVLLFSTMTKLLDILEEYLQWRRLIYRRIDGTTSLEDRESAIVDFNSPDSDCFIFLLSIRAAGRGLNLQSADTVIIYDPDPNPKNEEQAVARAHRIGQTREVKVIYMEAVVDKISSHQKEDELRSGGSGDLEDDFAGKDRYMGSIESLIRNNIQQYKIDMADEVINAGRFDQRTTHEERRLTLETLLHDEERYQETVHDVPSLQEVNRMIARSEDEVELFDQMDEELDWTEEMTRYDQLPKWLRASTREVNNVIANLSKRPSKNILFGGGGYGLESSELGSDSSLRTERKRGRPKGKKIPNYKEMEDDNGEFSEASSDERNDYSVQEEEGEAAEFEDDEFNRAIEATQVNKDQLEDGPACDAMYDYRRASESTRNNHLLEEAGSSGSSSSSRRLTQLVSPISSQKFGFLSALDARPSSLSKRLPDDLEEGEIAMSGDSHMENQQSESWIHDRDDGEEEQVLQPKIKRKRSLRLRPRPPVERREEKIYGETQSLQYGDSSSPSPFRADHKFNKFKNDPEAKPYGDSNSLKREQSESSSKTRRNLSTRRMAPTSKLHSSPKASRLNSLTGSAEDAVEHSRESCDGKPLTAGGSSAFGSKMPDIIQRRCKNVISKLQSRIDKEGHQIVPLLTDLWKRIENSSLPSGVSNNILDLRKIDQRVDRLEYNGVMELVFDVQFMLKGGMQFHGFSYEVRLEAKKVHDLFFDILKIAFPDTDFREARNALSFSSPGTSTAASLRERPVSQTKRQKMINEMDTNSGPSPKSLQRGPMSGEETRATRGHLLTQKESRFGSGSGSKDQYQMQEPPLLTHPGELVICKKKRKDREKSIVKPKTGSSGPVSPPIVARGNRTSGPGSVSKDSKQCQPSPHSQGWPNQPQSASGGGGPVSWANPVKRLRTDSGKRRPSHI; this is encoded by the exons ATGCAATCGGGTGGAGGTGGGCCCATCCGGAATCCGGGGTTTCCGGCCGGACGGGCGGCATCGACATCATCGGCGGCGTCACCGTCGTCATCGTCGTCGGCGGTGTCAACGCCGCATTTGGGGTTTGATTCaatgcagcagcagcagcagcagcagcaacagcagcagctGGCGTCTAGGCAG TCGCTACAACATCAATTACTTAGAAAATCTGATGGAAATGAAGCCCTTCTATCATATCAAGCTGGGGGTCTCCAAGGAGTTCTAGCTGGGAATAATTTTCCTCAGTCACCTGGTTCCTCACATTTGCCTCAGCAAGCAAGAAAATTCATTGATCTGGCTCAACAGCACCATAGTTCTTCTCAAGAGGGCCAAAACAGGAGCCAAGGTCTTGAGCAGCAAGCACTGAATCATCCTGTGCATCAAGCTTATCTGCAATATGCCATGGCAGCTCAGCAGAAGTCTGCTATGGCAATGCAATCGCAGCATCAGGCTAAAATGGGAATTATGAGCCCTCACTCTATTAAGGATCAAGAGATGCGAATGGGAAATCAGAAAATTCAGGAACTTATTCCAGCTCAGGGCTCTAATCAAGCATCAACTTTATCTAAAAACCCATCAGATCATTTTGTACGTGGTGAAAAACAAATGGAACAGGGACAACCGTCAACTTCTGATCAGAGAGCTGACCCAAAATCTTCTAGCCAGCTACCTGGCATGAGTAATTTGATGCATGCGAATATGACAAGGCCTATGCAGGCACCACAAGCTCAACAGGGAATCCCTAACGTGGCAAACAATCAGCTTGCCATGGCTCAGTTGCAGGCAATGCAAGCATGGGCTCTTGAACGCAATATTGATCTTTCACAACCTGCAAATGCAAACTTGATGGCACAGCTTATCCCACTGATGCAGTCTAGAATGGTTGCTCAACAAAAAGCAAATGAAAACAATATGGGATCACAGTCATCACCTGCTTCTGTCTCCAAGCAGCAGATTAATTCTCCGTTTTCTGGGAAAGAGGCTTCTGCCCATGCTAATTCATTGAACGACGTGCTTGGACAGTCTAGCAGCACAAAATCTAGGCAGATAGCTTCACCGAGCCCCTTTGGTCAAAACATGAATGGCAGTGTTGTTAACAACACTAGCCATGCCAGCATGCAGCAGTTCAGCATTCCTGGCATGGAAAACCAGTTACCTTCCAGGTTACCAGTTTCTGGAAATACAATACCTCCAGTGCTTCCTTCTGAATCTTCTGGGAATGTGAACCAAAGCATCGAACATTCCCTGCAAGGAAAAACATCGTTAAGTAGTCCAGATAATTTGCAAACGCAGTATGTCAGGCAGGTGAATCGATCCTCTCCACAACCTGCTCTTCCTACTAGTGATGGAGGTCCTAGCAATTCAACCTTATCACAAAGTGGTCACTCTAATCAGACAGCACAACAGCGATTTGGGTTCACCAAACATCAATTGCATGTCTTAAAAGCTCAAATTTTGGCATTTAGGCGACTAAAG AAAGGAGAAGGTACACTCCCACAAGAGCTTCTAAGGGCTATTGCTCCTCCACCCCTGGATGTGCAGCTGCAGCAGCAGTTTCTACCTCCTGGTGGTAGTAGTCAGGATAAACCATCTGGAAAGATTGTGGAAGATACCAGAAATGTGGAGGCTAGTGAGAAGGACTCCCTGTCTCTTGCATCAAGTAATGGACATAGATTTCCAAGAGAAGTCTCAACTGGGgatgaaaaatcaaagatgTCAACTTCGGACGTGCAACCTCCTATGCCCCTAGCAATGAAGGAAACAGTACCTTCGGGATCTACTGGAAAAGAAGAGCACCAGGCAACAGTCTCTGTTAAATCAGATCAGGAAATTGATCGTGGTTGCCAAAAGCCTCAAGGTAAAAGTGATTTTCCAGTAGAAAGGGGAAAGGCTGTTGCAAACCAAGCTGCTGTACCAGATGTTACACAAGTTAAAAAACCTGCACCACCTAGTGCGACACCCCAATCAAAAGACGTTGGCGCTGCTAGGAAGTATCATGGACCCCTCTTTGACTTCCCATACTTCACTAGGAAGCATGACTCATTTGGTTCAGCAGTGGCAGTTAATAGCAATAACAATTTAACGTTGGCTTATAATGTAAAAGATCTTCTTTTTGAGGAAGGTCTGGAAGTTATTAATAAGAAAAGGACAGAAAACTTAAAGAAAATTGGTGGTTTGCTGGCTGTCAACTTAGAGCGGAAAAGAATCAGACCTGATTTGGTAGTACGCTtgcaaattaaagaaaagaagcttCGACTTCTAGATCTACAGGCACGTCTAAGGGAGGAAATTGATCAACATCAGCAAGAGATAATGGCAATGCCTGATAGGCCCTATAGAAAGTTTGTGCGCCTATGTGAGCGACAACGTATGGAGCTAGCTCGACAAGTACAAGCCTCTCAGAAAGCCATGAGGGAAAAGCAACTGAAATCTGTCTTTTTATGGCGTAAAAAACTTCTAGAGGCTCACTGGGCCATCCGTGATGCACGGACTGCACGTAACAGAGGAGTTGCGAAATATCATGAGAGAATGTTGAGGGAattttccaaaagaaaagatgatGATAGGAACAGAAGGATGGAAGCTTTAAAGAATAATGATGTTGAAAGATATAGAGAAATGTTGTTGGAGCAGCAGACGAGCATGCCCGGTGATGCTGCTGAGAGATATTCTGTTCTCTCATCATTTTTGACTCAGACTGAAGAATATCTTCATAAGCTAGGAAGCAAAATAACTGCTGCCAAGAGTCAGCAGGAAGTGGCAGAGGCTGCAAATATTGCTGCAGCTGCTGCCCGATTGCAG GGTCTTTCAGAAGAAGAAGTTAGGGCGGCAGCTGCTTGTGCAGGAGAGGAGGTTATGATTAGAAACCGTTTTATGGAAATGAATGCTCCCAAGGATAGTTCATACGTGAACAA GTACTATAACCTTGCTCATGCTGTGAATGAGAGAATTGCGAGACAACCGTCCATGTTACGGGCTGGAACCTTAAGAGACTATCAGCTT GTTGGATTGCAATGGATGCTTTCGCtatataacaataaattaaatggaatCTTGGCTGATGAGATGGGTCTTGGGAAGACAGTTCAG GTCATGGCATTGATTGCTTATTTGATGGAATTTAAGGGGAACTATGGACCTCATCTTATAATTGTCCCCAATGCTGTTTTGGTCAATTGGAAG AGCGAACTTCATACTTGGCTACCATCCGTGTCTTGCATTTTTTATGTTGGTGGGAAGGATGAACggtcaaaattattttcacaa GAGGTTTGTGCCTTGAAATTTAATGTTCTCGTGACAACTTATGAGTTTATCATGTATGATCGCTCGAAGCTTTCTAAAATTGATTGGAAGTATATTATAATTGATGAAGCACAAAGAATGAAGGATAGGGAATCTGTTCTAGCTCGTGACCTTGATAGGTACAGATGCCAGAGGCGGTTGCTCCTTACTGGGACACCATTACAG AATGATTTGAAGGAACTTTGGTCGCTGCTTAATCTGCTTCTCCCGGAAGTGTTTGATAATCGAAAAGCTTTTCATGATTGGTTTTCGAAACCCTTTCAGAAGGAAGGCCCCACGCCGAATGCTGAAGATGATTGGCTTGAGactgagaaaaaaattattataatccATCGTCTTCACCAAATTCTTGAGCCTTTTATGCTCCGTCGTCGTGTTGAAGATGTTGAAGGATCACTTCCGCCAAAG GTTTCAATAGTGTTGAGGTGTAGGATGTCAGCCATGCAGAGTGCCATATATAACTGGATTAAGTCCACTGGTACTCTTCGTGTTGATCCGGAAGATGAGAAACTCAGGGTTCAAAAAAATCCGAATTACCAACCTAAGGtttataaaacattaaataacaGATGTATGGAACTGAGGAAAACTTGTAACCACCCTTTGCTTAACTATCCATACTATGGTGACCTCTCCAAGGACTTCCTGATAAGATCGTGTGGGAAACTGTGGATACTGGATAGGATCCTTATAAAACTAGAGAAGACGGGGCATAGAGTACTACTTTTTAGTACAATGACTAAGCTTCTTGATATATTAGAGGAATACTTGCAATGGCGAAGACTCATATATAGAAGAATTGATGGAACAACTAGTTTGGAGGATCGTGAATCTGCCATAGTGGACTTCAATAGCCCTGACTCAGACTGCTTTATATTCTTGCTGAGTATACGTGCTGCTGGTCGTGGTCTTAATCTTCAGTCTGCCGACACTGTTATTATTTATGACCCTGATCCCAACCCTAAAAATGAGGAGCAAGCTGTTGCTAGAGCCCATCGTATTGGACAAACAAGAGAAGTCAAAGTCATCTACATGGAAGCAGTGGTTGACAAAATCTCTAGTCATCAGAAAGAAGATGAGCTAAGAAGTGGTGGGTCAGGTGATTTAGAAGATGATTTTGCTGGTAAGGATCGATATATGGGATCTATTGAGagccttataagaaataatattCAGCAATACAAGATAGATATGGCAGATGAGGTCATCAATGCTGGGCGTTTTGACCAGAGAACAACACATGAAGAGAGGCGCCTGACTTTAGAGACATTGTTGCATGACGAAGAGCGATATCAAGAAACTGTCCATGATGTACCTTCACTTCAGGAGGTGAATCGAATGATTGCTAGAAGTGAAGATGAGGTCGAACTGTTTGATCAAATGGATGAAGAACTTGATTGGACGGAGGAAATGACAAGGTATGACCAGTTACCTAAGTGGCTTCGAGCTAGTACAAGAGAAGTGAATAATGTTATTGCTAATTTATCAAAAAGACCTTCAAAAAACATTTTGTTTGGTGGTGGTGGATATGGCTTGGAATCCAGTGAACTTGGATCTGATTCATCCCTAAGaactgaaagaaaaagaggccGGCCAAAGGGTAAAAAGATTCCCAATTACAAGGAAATGGAGGATGATAATGGAGAGTTCTCAGAAGCAAGTTCTGATGAGAGAAATGATTACTCTGTCCAGGAAGAAGAGGGAGAAGCTGCAgagtttgaagatgatgaatttaatagagCTATTGAGGCGACACAAGTTAACAAGGATCAGCTAGAGGATGGTCCAGCTTGTGATGCCATGTATGACTATCGTCGGGCTTCAGAAAGCACAAGAAATAATCATTTGCTCGAAGAAGCTGGCTCTTCAGGCTCCTCTTCCAGCAGTCGAAGATTGACACAGTTGGTGTCTCCTATTTCTTCTCAGAAATTTGGCTTCTTGTCTGCCTTAGATGCCAGGCCTAGTTCCCTTTCAAAAAGACTG CCAGATGATTTAGAAGAAGGGGAAATTGCAATGTCTGGCGATTCTCACATGGAGAACCAACAATCAGAAAGTTGGATTCATGATCGTGATGATGGAGAAGAGGAGCAGGTACTGCAACCCAAGATAAAACGAAAAAGGAGCCTTAGGCTTAGGCCGCGTCCGCCTGTGGAAAGGCGAGAAGAGAAGATATACGGTGAAACACAATCTCTTCAATATGGAGATTCTTCATCTCCCTCTCCATTTCGAGCAGAccataaatttaacaaatttaagaACGATCCTGAGGCTAAACCGTATGGAGATTCTAATTCTTTGAAGCGTGAACAAAGTGAATCATCTTCAAAAACTCGGCGTAATTTGTCTACTAGAAGGATGGCTCCTACATCAAAGTTGCACTCTTCTCCTAAAGCTAGCAGATTGAATTCTTTGACTGGATCCGCAGAAGATGCTGTTGAACACTCGAGAGAAAGCTGTGACGGTAAACCATTGACTGCAGGTGGAAGTTCAGCTTTTGGTTCTAAGATGCCTGACATAATCCAGAGAAGG tGCAAGAATGTTATTAGCAAGCTTCAGAGTAGAATAGACAAAGAAGGGCATCAAATTGTGCCGTTGTTAACAGATTTGTGGAAACGGATCGAGAACTCTAGTTTACCAAGTGGAgttagtaataatattttggaTCTTCGGAAGATTGATCAACGCGTCGACAGATTAGAGTACAATGGAGTAATGGAATTGGTGTTTGATGTTCAGTTTATGTTGAAGGGTGGTATGCAGTTTCATGGGTTCTCATATGAG GTAAGATTGGAGGCCAAAAAAGTACATGACCTCTTCTTTGATATTCTGAAGATCGCATTTCCAGACACTGATTTCCGAGAAGCTCGGAATGCTCTATCTTTCTCGAGCCCGGGAACTTCCACGGCTGCTTCTTTGAGGGAGAGGCCTGTTAGCCAAACCAAAAGACAGAAGATGATAAACGAAATGGACACCAACTCGGGCCCGTCTCCGAAATCACTGCAGCGTGGACCTATGTCCGGGGAAGAAACAAGGGCCACCAGAGGTCACTTGTTGACACAGAAGGAATCAAGATTTGGCAGTGGAAGTGGAAGTAAGGATCAATATCAAATGCAAGAACCTCCACTTCTTACTCATCCTGGGGAACTAGTTATCtgcaagaagaaaagaaaagacaggGAAAAATCAATAGTCAAGCCAAAGACAGGATCGAGTGGCCCGGTATCACCACCGATTGTTGCTCGTGGCAATAGAACCTCAGGTCCAGGGTCGGTCTCAAAAGACAGCAAACAATGTCAACCCTCTCCTCATTCACAAGGATGGCCTAACCAGCCTCAATCTGCCAGCGGTGGGGGCGGACCTGTTAGCTGGGCAAATCCGGTGAAGAGATTAAGAACAGATTCGGGAAAGAGGAGGCCCAGCCATATCTGA
- the LOC111801221 gene encoding ubiquitin-conjugating enzyme E2 4-like isoform X2, whose translation MGCLAGPYHGGVWRIRVELPDAYPYKSPSIGFVNKIYHPNVDEMSGSVCLDVINQTWSPMFDLVNVFEVFLPQLLLYPNPSDPLNGEAAALMMRDRVAYDQRVKEYRERYAKAEDIVAAPDQSSDEELSENESESSDEEVAGKADL comes from the exons ATGGGTTGTCTGGCAGGTCCTTATCATGGAGGTGTATGGAGGATACGAGTCGAACTCCCGGACGCTTACCCGTATAAATCGCCTTCGATAGGATTCGTTAACAAAATTTACCACCCGAATGTTGATGAGAT GTCGGGTTCGGTTTGTTTGGACGTTATCAATCAAACTTGGAGTCCCATGTTCG ATCTTGTAAATGTTTTTGAAGTGTTCCTACCACAACTTCTTTTGTATCCCAATCCATCAGATCCTTTGAATGGAGAGGCTGCAGCCTTGATGATGCGTGACCGTGTTGCTTATGATCAAAGAGTAAAAG AATACCGTGAAAGATACGCCAAGGCAGAAGACATAGTAGCTGCACCCGACCAATCAAGCGACGAGGAACTAAGTGAAAATGAATCCGAGTCGAGCGACGAGGAAGTTGCAGGGAAAGCGGACCTCTAA
- the LOC111800579 gene encoding uncharacterized protein LOC111800579, translated as MRICFSPSSLLPVFFLIVLTAGIFKDVGFNRFAEGGQRRIHITDDLDDVVDDEEDESWKEWGKKKSASSDFDLPPPDLSKMELPEIQAEMMKRQSGPTMGFVKLRLGVRRTPEMVATIAMQWTRILKTGSIEAKFMAVDLSTLMFTVDRGQDLDELKEFVFSHPESYEIKIGEQAFRRPGDPPVEEVIEMLQKDKNKADDTNPSEDTEPLHQEL; from the exons ATGAGAATTTGCTTCTCACCTTCATCTCTTCTACCAGTCTTCTTTCTGATCGTCCTCACCGCCGGCATTTTCAAGGATGTCGGATTCAATCGCTTCGCGGAAGGTGGACAACGGAGAATCCACATTACAGATGATCTCGACGACGTGGTTGACGATGAAGAGGACGAATCTTGGAAGGAATGGGGCAAGAAAAAGTCTGCCTCTAGCGATTTCGACCTCCCGCCGCCTGATTTATCGAAGATGGAGCTTCCGGAGATCCAGGCTGAGATGATGAAGCGGCAATCTGGTCCAACTATGGGATTTGTAAAGCTTCGGCTCGGCGTTCGTCGGACTCCG GAGATGGTGGCTACGATTGCAATGCAATGGACGAGAATTCTGAAAACTGGATCAATCGAGGCAAAATTTATGGCGGTAGACCTCAGTACACTCATGTTCACAGTGGACAGAGGACAAGACTTGGATGAG TTGAAGGAGTTTGTGTTTAGCCATCCCGAATCGTACGAGATCAAAATTGGGGAGCAAGCATTTCGAAGACCTGGAGATCCTCCTGTTGAGGAAGTCATTGAGATGCTCCAAAAGGATAAGAACAAAGCTGATGACACCAATCCTTCAGAAGATACCGAGCCATTGCATCAAGAATTATAG
- the LOC111799792 gene encoding calmodulin-binding receptor-like cytoplasmic kinase 2, with product MTRSSPLHGRRNTSSGGERRNSSSRGERRNFSPGNERRNSSSCGSRTPVYFPYSPSPDVSTGMESRSRLDPVKAAARSVAGAFLTCFAAPEKETWPSLGYCGESRHSSDASIPNGKRNQGSRRETHFSSNLAAPDREPGSLSISIEKIRKATKNFSTSLKIGQGGFGAVYKGKLDGVPVAIKRAKKSIYDISSGLEFKSEIQTLAQVEHLSLVKFYGYLEHDDERIVIVEYVPNGTLREHLDCIHGTTLDLATRLDIATDVAHAITYLHMYTDRPIIHRDIKSSNILLTENYRAKVADFGFARLAADGDATHVSTQVKGTAGYLDPEYLKTYQLTEKSDTYSFGVLLVELVTGRRPIEPKRVLDQRITPKWAMKKFHEGKANEILDPNLEQTAANHLAVEKILELTLQCLAPRRQSRPSMRRCAEILWSIRKDHRDLSAPDFRSFSTSSRRSASVSDK from the exons ATGACGAGGTCGAGTCCATTGCACGGGCGGCGTAATACCAGCTCCGGCGGTGAACGGCGGAATTCCAGCTCCAGAGGTGAGCGGCGGAATTTCAGCCCTGGCAATGAGCGGCGGAACTCCAGCTCCTGTGGTAGTCGTACGCCGGTTTACTTTCCCTACTCGCCCAGTCCGGATGTATCCACCGGTATGGAATCCCGCTCCCGACTTGATCCGGTGAAAGCTGCTGCACGGTCCGTCGCTGGAGCTTTTCTTACTTGCTTTGCTGCGCCGGAGAAGGAAACCTGGCCGAGTTTGGGTTATTGTGGCGAATCTCGTCATTCTTCAG ATGCTTCCATTCCTAATGGCAAAAGAAATCAAGGATCTAGGCGAGAAACGCACTTCAGTTCAAATCTAGCTGCCCCTGATAGAGAGCCTGGATCTTTGAGTATCAGCATAGAAAAAATCCGCAAGGCCACGAAGAACTTCTCCACATCTTTAAAAATTGGGCAAGGGGGTTTTGGGGCTGTCTACAAGGGGAAACTTGATGGAGTGCCTGTGGCCATAAAACGTGCCAAGAAG AGTATATATGATATTAGTTCGGGTTTGGAGTTTAAAAGCGAGATTCAAACGCTTGCACAAGTAGAACATTTAAGTCTGGTTAAGTTCTATGGATATCTAGAACATGATGATGAACGAATCGTCATCGTCGAGTATGTGCCCAATGGCACTTTAAGAGAGCACTTAGATT GCATCCATGGCACTACTCTTGACCTTGCTACAAGGCTCGACATTGCAACCGACGTGGCTCATGCAATAACATATCTTCATATGTATACAG ACCGTCCTATCATACATAGAGACATAAAGTCTTCCAACATTCTCTTGACTGAGAATTATAGAGCCAAGGTTGCAGACTTTGGCTTTGCAAGACTTGCAGCTGATGGTGATGCGACCCATGTGTCCACTCAAGTCAAAGGAACTGCTGGTTACTTGGACCCAGAATATCTCAAAACTTACCAATTGACCGAAAAGAGTGATACCTATTCATTTGGTGTTTTGTTGGTTGAATTAGTCACCGGCAGGCGCCCCATAGAACCGAAGCGAGTACTCGACCAGCGGATCACTCCAAAATGG GCCATGAAGAAGTTTCACGAAGGAAAGGCCAATGAAATCTTGGACCCAAATCTAGAGCAAACAGCTGCAAATCATTTGGCAGTGGAAAAAATTCTGGAGTTGACCTTACAATGCTTGGCTCCCCGGCGGCAGAGTCGGCCGagcatgaggcggtgtgcggAGATACTGTGGAGCATACGCAAGGATCACCGAGATCTCTCAGCTCCAGATTTCCGTTCATTCTCTACGAGTTCACGACGGAGTGCATCGGTAAGCGATAAATGA
- the LOC111800732 gene encoding ATG8-interacting protein 1, whose translation MADNDGEDSTSRGTEWEVVSLTASAYEAAPSAKEDEQSDENKSNLYEAETSHALFMSKHFVFPPSQHENLPLEPDKSEIHDDQGVKENVVSDSAAVDGGKSGGKSEDSLNLEGLGETDEFSGIDKTMEKGSKLSFHGDDFGENTTLQDLNLVHKEQDLFGAPTYSSFHAESDLSSTTFDEIPPPEPTDQVSTPEISETPRLNSKSNKSSLPCGAWWKRRAASLYSHAKEANAFWSIFIAAAVMGLVILGQRWQQESWQSLQLKWHISVNDQKTNRVLGPIARLKDVIVGAQRRGSSIKSSPNEL comes from the exons ATGGCAGATAATGATGGAGAAGACAGTACCTCTCGTGGAACTGAATGGGAAGTTGTTTCACTCACTGCTTCGGCATATGAAGCTGCTCCTAGTGCGAAGGAAGATGAACAGAGcgatgaaaataaaagcaatTTGTATGAAGCAGAAACTTCCCACGCTCTTTTTATGTCTAAGCACTTTGTATTTCCACCAAGTCAGCACGAGAATTTGCCATTGGAACCTGATAAGAGCGAGATTCATGATGACCAaggagtgaaggagaatgTGGTGTCTGATTCTGCTGCTGTAGATGGCGGGAAATCTGGTGGAAAGTCTGAAGATAGCTTGAATTTAGAAGGGTTGGGTGAGACAGATGAGTTTTCGGGGATTGATAAAACTATGGAGAAAGGCAGCAAGTTGTCTTTTCATGGTGATGATTTTGGTGAAAATACCACATTACAAGATTTGAATCTGGTTCACAAGGAGCAGGACCTCTTTGGTGCCCCTACATATAGTTCTTTTCATGCTGAAAGTGATCTCAGTTCAACGACATTTGATGAAATCCCTCCACCTGAACCTACTGATCAAGTCTCAACTCCAGAAATCTCAGAAACTCCTAGACTCAATAGTAAGAGCAATAAGTCCAGTCTTCCTTGTGGTGCTTGGTGGAAGAGAAGAGCTGCTAGTTTATACTCTCATGCAAAAGAAGCGAATGCATTTTGGTCCATTTTCATTGCAGCAGCTGTTATGGGACTTGTAATACTTGGGCAGCGTTGGCAGCAGGAGAGTTGGCAATCTCTGCAACTGAAGTGGCACATTAGTGTGAATGATCAG AAGACAAACCGAGTGTTGGGACCAATAGCTCGGCTTAAAGATGTGATCGTGGGAGCCCAACGACGCGGTTCGTCGATCAAGTCCAGCCCCAATGAGTTATAA